GATCTATCATCTTCCTTTGCATCTCTCTCTGCGTAAAACCCTCTCTCGCAGTCATATCTTATGATCTTATCCCTCTCTTCCTCTCCAGCTCGCTGTGTGTGCGTGTGAGAATCTAAAAGTATcggttttgttttgtttaaatacaAAAACCCAAGATTTatcataaaccctaattctcgGGGTTTAAAGAAAAACACCGTTGGATCTGCGGCCCCATCATCATCTTCATCTCCACCAAGCTAAGACTGCTATTTTGAATTTTTGATCTCCTTGGCTGCGCGCTTTTGTGGCAGCAAAAGCGAAATTTTGTTTTGCTTAAATAATGGCTAGTCCGTATCCAGGACCTGTTAGTGCTGTTCAGGTAATTCGTTTTCGATTGGTAGAATGATCCATAACTGTATAGATATACTGCTTTTCAGTTTCATGGAAAAACCCAAAAATGCTGAACTGAAaagacaacttttttttttttttggttttttgggcaggtGGGGTCTTACTTTGTAGGACAGTACTATCAGGTTCTTCAACAGCATCCTGATCTCGTTCATCAATTCTATGCTGATGCCAGCACCATGATTCGTGTTGATGGGGATTCAAGCGAGACTGCTTCCACAATGCTGGTACCCTTTTGCTATTAATAGAATCAACTGATGGATTCCCCCCTCTTCCCCACCCCCAACCAACCATAAAAAAACCATGATTGGGTTTGATATACATAAATCAATGaaagttttattttttctattttttgtttttttgttttttttttttaatttagtttttatgGTTTTCCTCTGACTTCTTTGGGGATTGTAACGATGAAGTCCATGATTCGTTCAGTTTATTTGTTTGTTTTGGTTATGAACATATCTGTAgtagttttcttttttttctttttcgttATTCTCTTCCAGCATCTGATTTGCTTTGTTTACAAAAATAGTAGGAAAATTGTCTTTCCCCTTGTAGTAAACTGTTGGTGGATTGGTTTCTTTGCGACTTTTTTGGGTGATCGCTTTGTAGATTTTCTAAGTTTTGCCTTAAAATTCCCACTTCACAAAATTTACTACATCGTGGATTATGACATTTCTTCAGCAcaaccaaaataaataaataaataaatctgtCCTAACTTTACTAAGGTTTACCATAATCTATTGAAACAAAAATTTATTGTGCTGCAGCACCCATCCTTTATTTCATCTGACTTGCTCCTAAGAAGGAACGAGGGTGTGTGGGAGTTTTGGTGTTTGGGGACGAGTGAGGGATCCCTCTAAGTAGAGAATCAAGTAAATATCATTTGATTTGCATGCTAGATAGATAATCAGTCAACTTTATTCACATGAAGGGGCAAAATAGAGAAAGGGGTAAGGTATGCATTGCACACATATGTGTGTCCTTGAGGTCTAAAAGATACTAAAAAATTAGAAATACATGTATGatatatgttaaaattataaactgTTTGGTTTTACATTTTAGCAAAAGGTTTGTATGTATATGTACACAAACACTTTTCATCACATCTTGATTTAGTTTTCAACATCAGCCATTATAGGATTTGCCTGTTTTATTTCTGCTTCATAGGTCCTAGCACTTGAATCTATAATTTAGTGACAGGACCCTCTGGATTCATTTATGATTCTGGGCCCTAATAGTGGTTTAATCTCTATACAAATAATTCTGTGTTTATTTTGGCGTTATCTTTGCTTATTCTTGTAATTACTAATGTATTACGTTATTCTTCTCTTTATATTTCTCCACAGCAAATCCATACACTTGTTATGTCCCTAAATTTTACTGCAATTGAGATCAAGACCATCAATTCTCTCGAATCTTGGAATGGGGGTGTTCTGGTGCTTGTATCTGGTTCTGTTAAAAACAAGGAATTCAGTGGCAGGAGAAAATTTGTGCAGACTTTTTTCCTGGCTCCCCAGGAGAAAGGCTACTTTGTTCTGAATGATATCTTCCAGTTCATTGATGAGGAAATCGTTTACCAGCAACATGCACCACCCATCTCATCTGAAAATGTATATCAGCAATATCCTGTTCCCATATCATCTGAGGACACTCATGATGCTCAACTAAATGCTTCTAGTCCAGAGCAGCCAGGTAATTTGTTAATGATGTCTCAAGGAATTGTTAAATTTTCCATTGGGAATAAACTGGTTGTGCCTTAAAGCCCTGTGTAACCTAAATATCATGTGTGAAATGCCTACTAGCTTATGAGATttttatggttgaattatggattTTGGCTCTGATAACTGGTGTAGTCCAAGCCTTTGATAATAGGTAGAAGTTGCCAAGTGATAGCAGCTCTGCAAATTGAAAAGACAAGCTAATGCAATTATGACTAAAATTATGTCGTCATGGATTGTTTTCATTTTTAATGTGTTGTAACAAGATATCACAAATTCATTGGAACACTACTCGTTTGATGAAGTAAATTTTGTTCTTCCCTTCATTGCCAGGTGCATATGTGCTTCAGTTTTCTTCCTTTTTTCGAGTTTGTTTGATGAATCTTAGCATGGAAGATCTGATGTAACTATGTGTGCGTGTCTTTGGGCTATTAGATCAATGTGGTAAAGGGCTGAGGTGGGAGAAACTCTTTAGTTCAGATCTATCAGTTAAAAAGAACCGGAAAGACCATGCGTTTAAAAGTGCCTGCTTGAAAAATCCACTTTTCAGTCTTCAAGACTTATTTTTCTGTACCATCATTTGCATCTAATTCATCAGGATTATTTGATGTTACAGAGTATTGTTTTCTAATTGTGTTAAAATATTTGAGTTTGTAGTTTCTGACTATGTTTTGGAGGAAGAACCCAGGGAGTATGTGAACTCAGTTAACATAGAAGATGATCCAGTAGACAAGTACAGTCTCCCAGAGCAACAGCAGCCACAGGACTTTGAGACTGAAATTGTAGTTGAAGAAGCTTCTGTTGAGGAGACACCTGCTTCATTTGAAAGTGCTGTGAATGTTGTGCAAGATCCTCCAGTTTCTTCTCTGGAGGAGCCTGTAGAAGAACCTCCAAAGAAAACTTATGCTTCTATAGTATGTTCCAATTCTATTGCTTTTGCATGTGCTTTTCATGGTTTTAATTGTGTCTTTGCATTTGTGTTCTCTTAAATTGCTAAAGTTGCTCGTAAACTCCATTCATGTGATAGGAGGTGAGATACAGAATCATAGGGACAGAAATAAGTTTGACTTCCAAATATTTGCCAGTAAAATATTTGAGGAAGAGAGCTGCATGATTAGAAGGGAATTTTGTTTCTTGTGGTGTTTTGATTGCAGCAAGTTAATTGGGACActaacttttttttaaaaaaaaaaaatctttgttttcttttcattggtCTAAACATGATAGTTAAGAGTTGCTAAGGGGCAGTCATCAGTTGCTACTCAGCCATCAGTTATCAAGAGTGCCCCAACTATGTCAGGTTGGGATAATATACCATCACCTCCTGCTCAGCATTCAGACTCTGGATTGTCTTATGTGGCGGAATCTGGATTTGAGGCAACAGAGGAAGGCTTGGGACTAGATGAAGGTTGTATTCATGATTTTTCTTTCCAATATATGTTTATCGTTGTGCCTTGGTTGGCTGTTTTGAGCATTTTTGCATGGGCTGTGCGTTTTACCAGTTTAATTTTGGATAGAACATCTGATTTCTGAGCTTATCATATGCTAGATAGAATCTGGCTAATGTTTGGAGCCAGTTGATGGGCAAGGTTATACATGCATATGATCTGGATAACATCTGTTCTTTTTGAATTGTTTCTGCAATATGTGAACATGTGGCAAATATTTCTGCCATTATCTGTTTCTAAACAATAATAACTGGCTGAGGGTACAACTTGATCACCATGATGATGGTTTTTCCTTATTGACCACACACCTCTCtcttccccccccccccaaaaaaaaaaaaaacaaaaaaaagaagaaaaaaataagaagaaaaagaaggcgGGTTCTGTctctttttgttttgtttttacgaATGATGTTGATCCTTATTTGGAAACTTGTTTCTGTATGCTTGAAAACTTGAGAGAAGATATTTATTGCAATTAACATAAGATATTAATGATACTTGGGAGCATCAGCCATCAAATTAATCCTTGTTCATGTTCAGGTGAACCAAAATCTGTCTATGTGAGAAACTTGCCCTCCAATGTTACTGCTGCAGAAGTTGAGCAGGAATTTAAGAACTTTGGCAGAATCAAGCCTGATGGTGTGTTCATCAGGAATCGAAAGGTGAATCTTTTGGTCTTCTCTTCTTGCTAAGTTCCTGATTGTATAACCTTAAATAAGCTGAAATAGCAATGTATTCTTACAGGACGTGGTTGGTGTGTGCTATGCTTTTGTTGAGTTCGAAGACCTTGCCAGTGTTCAAAATGCAATCAAGGTCTGAATTTATATCATGTTTCTTAGTACATGTTTCCTGACTATATATGCATTTAGCTGTGTTACTGTAGCTTCTTGAGCCTCCCTTAGCCTTGATTTATCCATGTCCATGAACTTTTATTTGTTGTTTTCGTACTGAGCTTTCATTGTTCTTGTTTTATTTAATCACTTGATGGCTATTTTGGTAAGTTGGGCCTTGTCATGACAATTTTGGCATCATGCTTTCAAtaatatcattattattattgtgaTATTTTGATTAGCTATTAGCACGTTTTAAAGATGGATAACTGATGCATCTCTGGAAGTTTCTAAgagttaaatgaataaaaattcaaTCCTTGTTTATTCTTTATTGCTTTGTAGAAAAATCCTCATCGCCATTGTATTATGAGTTATGACTTTAATTTTTGGTAGATGGATTCTGAAACTTTGTTCATTTTAATTAAGCATTTTTAAAATCAATGGAACGAAAATGGAAGGCTTCATAATAATAAGTCAAGCCTATAATGCTttcctttatttattttgtttaccATTTCTTGATGCACTTATATTTTTAATGAAGTATTTTGGATATACTATCAGTCTGATATTTTGGATGTACATTATTCTGACCTAATCTTGTTCCCCATATAGGCCTCACCAATACTGCTGGCTGGAAGGCAAGTCTACATTGAGGAGCGAAGACCAAACAGTGGCATTGCTTCTCGAGGAGGAAGTATGTTCACAAATATGCTTTCCTTATTCAAGATTGTTTCTGTTTGTCTTGTGATATGATATGCATTTAATACTTCTGCATTCACATAATTCATTTTGTTTTCTGAGACTTTGAGATGCACAATTTTTTTCATGAATTCTTTGCTAGTGATGCATTTTTCAATTTATGGATTTTATCATCCTTCTTGTGGATGATACTTTTGAAATGGTTTATCTGTAAACACTGTCAAACACAGTTCTATGATGAAGAACTTAGCTTTAGATCTTATACATGGATATAGGTTGCATGCAATAAGTCTGTTCCACACATTATGCATTTATATGAGTGTGGTCCAACCTCTTCCTAACCAGTAGGCCACTTTTCTTGAGATTTTGCTATTATCACTTTTAACGTCATAAACAGTTGGGAGTCAATTGACCCAAAATATCAAATTTCAAGAAATGCCATATACTGCTTGAAACAAGATAGCAAGAATGGTTTTCCGAAAATAGAGAAGGCAGTGAAAATTTTGATGCCATTTATATAGTTCTGATAGCAGTGACCACTCTGATGGAGTGCAGTATAATGGAGGAAATATTTTTATAGCTGTATGGTAACCTCTATGACtgaggtggtagtggtggtggtcaTAGTTTTAGAAGCTGTCCTGCTGAAAGTGATTTACAGTTGTACTAGTACAGAAAAAATAACCAATGGTCTTGGTTTAATTCCAATTACTATTTTGCTTCTATAAGTAACGGGCTTTCAGTTTACCAGTTGCTTTTGATAGGCATTGATCATATTATCGCTTCTTACATCCCTTGCATTTGATAGTATGCTTAGTTAGCTATTGTGTTGAGACATGATATAGTCAAATTAAATGTACAAAATAAGTTTGCTTATGTTATGCTCTGTTGAGACTGAGGTGCCTTTTAAATTTCTGTGAGCAGGAAGGGGAAGAGGCAGAGGTGGCTACCAAACAGATGCACCAAGGGGGCGATTTGGTGCCCGTAGTTTGGGCAGGGGAAGCAATCAAGATGGTGGTGACTACACCAGAGCAAGAGGCAATGGTTTCTATCAGCGTGGTACACGGTAGGAGTAAGGTTATTGAGAAACAAGAAACAGGGTGTGCACAGGCAGGAAGCACTCAGGCCTAAAGCAAGGTTTTCTGATCTAAAGATGATACAGGGTTTTGAGTTACTGGTTCCTGATTGAATATTTTCCTTTCAACATGTACTTTTTGGGGTGTGTCTCACATGGAGTGTTAGAGATGTCTTTTTTACTGTTATTGCGTCTGATTGCGTTTCTGATCCCTTTGAAAGGTTTTTATATGCAATTCAAGTGGGAGATTTTGGGTATTTTTAAGCCCTGCTGTGAGGGAATGTGATGCGTTGGTTTTATGGGTTATACGAGGCTCTTTTTGATTTAAAAAATCTGCATTTCCTGTATCTAGGATTTTCTTCTCTCCTTGATTGGTCACTTTCAGTGCAGAATTCAAACAATGGTCTCTTtcattcttttaatttattttaaatagttCATAGCCAATTATCATTCTACATACTAAGCAGCAATCTTCTCACCCATAACTACCTTGCTAATCTTAaaactttaatttaaattaaagttctgaaatttcatttccatggaagaggcaTGCAACAAATGAAAGTTAAAAGATTGAGGATAGAGTTACAAGGTTTTAGTTGATTGAGATGGAATCGAAACTGTGTTTTGATATTTAAACATATGATACTCATATCTTTAATCAACTCAGCGCCATTTTTGCTAGTTTCTGAAGGTTGGGATTGTTACACAAGTGAACTTGGTCGTGACGTGACTGTTAGCCAATCATCAATACTCATGCATAATCTGCCTATAAAGTGTGTTCCAAACACTGATCTCATCACGAATTTCCTGATTTATACTTGCTGCTGCGTAAAGCTGCAAGTACTCTTCATTTATCTTGTAACTATCACAAGCACCAATATATGGCAATAGGGAAAACGAATATCTTTAGTGTTGTTCCATGGCACGAAAGAGTTTTACATTGATGCCCATTTTCTGCATCAACATTCCCCCACAACAGTGTTTATGTGCTGCCTTTGACTTCCCACAGATAACCTGTAGAAGCCATTAGGTCTTGATGGAAATGTGGGGGCGGGGCTTCCAAATCTTTTGGCACATTGCCTTCATCATCTTCCTCCTCTGTTTCCCAGAGGAAGTTAGCATATGCTGCATGTACATGACTGTAAAACAACGATTGAAAATCAATTAATCTCGAGTatggttttaaaaaaaaaaaaaaaaaaaaaacccttaatCTCAATATTTACATGAGAAACAAATACCTATCTTCAGGAGATGCTTGAACTGCCCGTTCAAAGTAGCTCGAAGCTCTTTCTTGATCATGATGTAGGTCCCATACCATCTTTGCATACTGTGATAGAACTTCACCATCTTTAGGATCTGCTAATATGGCACGAGAGTAATACTCCTCTGCTCCTTGAAGATCTCCCTTCGACTGGAAATAATTGTTGTTTTACTGAATAAGAAATCAAGCTTTGCCTCTGACGGGATTCTAGCTAGTCATCAATAAAGGTGGGTTATGGAAATGAACACTCACCTGATACAGAAATTGTGCATAATTCCTCAGAAACAAGGAGTTGTCAGGATTTTCCTGCACCATCTTCTTATAATGCTCCTCTGTGCCACCCACGTCTCCATCTCCACCTCCCCAATGAAATTCACCACCACCGCCACCATTGCCACCAGAACCACCTCTGCTGCCATTGCCATAGCTGCTACCAGCATCAATTCCTAGCCCTCTTGCAAGATACATTTCCTCACTAATCAATcctcttttctcttcaaaactCACACTCAAACTTCTATCAACAATTCCCACCTGCTCACTCAAAACCATGTTCTCCATCTCACTACTTGAGCCAAAGGGGCCAATTTCCCTTACCGCATTTACATCCACTTGTTTTTTGTCTTCCCCATCTTCTAAGTCACTACCATCATAATCCTCATATTCCTCTTCTTCATAGCGACCTCTCAAATTACAGAGCGAAAAGGAGGGTATAGTTTCCAACATCAAACACTTTTGTCTTGCAGAAACCTTCTGGCTTGAATTTGGGCAATCTTCATTATTATTACTGCAAGAAACATAAGCCAGTCCTTCAAGATTGCCTTCAGACTGAGTTCGGCGAAGACCTTCAAGGGAATAGTCATAGAATTCAGCAACAGAAGGAGAGATGGGAGAGGAGCTGCAGGAGACAGTAGTACTGAGATTGAAACGGCCATTTTGATGATGAAAAGGAGACCTATTGAAGTTGGAGGAGTAGTGCTTATTGGAAACAAGATTGGTGGGAGTGTCTGAGAAAGATGAGAGAAGGGATTCAAGAACTGGTGTTGAAGAACTCCTTAGCAGCATGGTTACAGCAGTTTAGACACACAAAATATCTTGAGAATGAGAAAAATCATTGTGCTGTTTATTAAGAGAAATGTGAAAGTTTTGTGCGGTGGTGAAGGTGCAGAGGAGAGAAATATCAAGTTTGTTGTTTTGTTCGAGTTGGCAAGTTTTGTACTTCAATTGAAATCCTACGTTGTGGAGATGCAGGGATGATTGAGCCAAGTTGCGTCATGAGTTTTGCGCCCTTGTTTGTCGTTTCTTGGAGGTTTAGTTTGCAGGAACGTTCACCGTGGCCAACCAAAAGCCTTTTGGATGAGCGTCTCAATGCCAATGACCACTTGTCCTAAGTCCCTGTGGTTCGATCATTATCACATTAAGAAATTTGCAGCCGTTGATGCTTCGATGTTTTACTGTTATAGTCATTCGTTGGGAGCCTAGGGAAGCTTGTGCCAATGTCAAATGATGGTGGCTCATTGTTAAATGCTGCAAATTATTAGATACACTTAGTGATTATACAGTGATATTCATTATTTAGTTATAATCGAactgaattaatgaaatttggttatttttataaaaatgagttaaatttaattttctattagtcattctaaaaatttttagtttttgattattgatttgattacttttaatttaataatcaaattaatataatttatattaattaatataataattatatttttattaatagtaaattatttataattattatttttataaatataaaagattaaaaatatatttttattaatagctaattaataatataaaatatatattatattttttttattaattcgatCATAATCGATAAGtaacaaaatatttttatttttgattaagttcgattatttttcaattttaatacaattaaaaataattaaaattttgatgagttcaaaattcaattcagTCAGTCAATAGAATTCTCACCTTATTTTTCGCTATAAAGATGAGCTCCTTTCTCCTTATCAATTATTGCTGCTTTTTATAACTCCGAAAGCTTATAATTGAAGTTTAAGAGTTTGAAGATGATGGATAGTAatgttataaaaaatataattgaaggatgaaatttaaattttttttataagactttttttttcttatatttataggtttttttaatatttatgtttagatattaattttaattaaacatttaaattttacattttaaGTATTGAAATGACAATAAGTGATTaactgaatgtaaatattaagtaGGGACAACAAATCCATATCCGACCCGAATAAAAACGGTAAATTGGTTCGATATCGACACTGGTCCGCTCGCTATCTATTCATTGGGAATCAATTAAAGTGTCAAGGCTCCACGCCAAATTTGACAAATCGGCGGTACCAAACAGTACTCAAGAGCTTGGGAAATAGAAAGGTTTCCGATCATGCTGGGGAGAAGGTTGGTTTCCTTCTTCAGGAGCTCTTCAGCGTCACAGTTTTCAAGGTCATCGCTGAATATGCTTCTCAGAACAATATATGTATTTTTGCAGTGTCAGGAAATGTTGAATTTTCTGGACCTGATTCATAAATAAGCAAATTATGGATTGAAATTATCATTTACTCTCATACCCATATGTTTTTCTTTTTGCTGATTTAATGCTTTTGCACAGTGTTGCCAAGCCTGTGGATGAAGAAAAAAGCAGGTCTTTTGGTTCCAAGGCTGTTTCTTTTCTGTTGATTACTGTTACTGGCGGTGTTGCTTTGAGTGCTCTTGATGACCTTGCCATATATCAAGGCTGCAGCAGGTATGTTCCTCTTTATTAAGGATGTTGCTTCTTCTTTGTTTCAATGTCTCGTCTCACATTGGTTATATGGAACTTGATGTGGGGAAATGAGGCCTCTGGCTATCTCCCCTGACGGCAATGGTGCTGTATAGTAAGTCTGGTTGCTTAGATAAACTGGTGCAGATAAGCATTTATGATATATGTTAGATAAACTGGTGCAGATAAGCATTTATGATGTATGTGGGGGTAATGCTCATAATGAAATGAGGCAGAATGACATGTAATTGATTAATGTAAAGCACTTTATTTCATGATAATTTTagtttagttgattaattaagATCATCTATATGGTTTTGTGTACTTGAGAAAGCATACCGGTGGCAATGAGTGGCCTGAATCAAAATGtttgttttttccttttttttttcttttttcccccGCCTGGATCTCTAACTGCCCCAAATTTTAAACAGTGATATTAAATTGTGGATGTGTCTTGGCAATTCAATATATGCGTATATATATCTGATGAATGGGACAGCACAGCAAAGCATGTTATGCTAGAAATTTGTTTatttacatttaaattatttatttttataattcatATTGTTTCTTATCTAACAAAATGAGGACTGGTTAGATAGCTTGTGCGGTTTTTAGAATAAGCTTCTTGGAAAACATTGGAGACActagagagagagggagaaagtagcccaaaaaaaaaataaaaaagaagataAAGAAAGATATGATGAATAATAGCTAATTATGCTCTGCTGCATGATAATCTTTGATCCTGATGTTGTTAACCAAACATTACTTTGAGAACCAGGGAATTTTTCCTAGAGACTCCAATACAAGTTATTTGCATTGAGTATTTCATAACCAATGATTAGAGGGGAAGGAAGTagccaaaagaaaaaaaatggaaaagatAAAGAAAGATATGATGAATAATAACTAATTAGGCTCTGCTGCAATCAATCTTTGATCCTGCTGTTATTACCCAAAAATTACTTTGAGAACCAGGGAATTTTTCATAGAGACTCCAAGACAAGTTATTTGCAGTTAGATTGAGCATTTCATAACCAATGATTACATATTTTGAGACAttcacttaagaatattcttatcACTTCTTCACTTGATGAAAAGAACACACTGATTCTTTCTGACAATCAAATGCAGTGTATTTACCAAGTTCTATTCTTTTGTCCATTACGGCAAACAAAAGACaacctttttttttccctttagcTAGGATAATATTATCATCAACATTGCATCCATCAACTGTTGCCTACTTTGCTTTACATTTCTTttatgctcatagtaaatatgccTTAAATGATGCATCTCTTCTTCACTGAAATGATTGTATGCAATTGCTGTGTTATTTTTCTTATCTAGAGATAAGATTTTTTAAATCATCTTTGGTTGAATGAAAGAGAAGCAAAAGGAGAGTGAGCTTTTTGTGGGTGATGAGCAGGGTTGGTGGGATGCAGGTTGAGCAACTAAGTAATTTCCTAAAATTATTTTCAATAGTTGAAGGCTGCCTGGTTAATTGATGCCTCATATCAGATTTTCTTTCATGGTCTACATATTCATCATGTACTTAAAATTTTTCAGCAAGGCCATGGAGAAAGCCAGTAAGAATCAGGCAATcaaagatgccattggtgaaccAATTGTTAAAGGTCCATGGTACAATGCATCTCTTGCAGTCGCTCACAAAAGGCAATCTGTATCTTGCACATTTCCTGTGTCTGGACCACGGGGCAATGGTGTCTTCCAATTGAAGGCTGTTCGTAATGGAGGTTTGTGTATTTTTCTACTCTTTGAACTTTTGTATGCTTTATGTTTTCATTTCTTCTCTGA
This sequence is a window from Hevea brasiliensis isolate MT/VB/25A 57/8 chromosome 10, ASM3005281v1, whole genome shotgun sequence. Protein-coding genes within it:
- the LOC110639594 gene encoding nuclear transport factor 2; this translates as MASPYPGPVSAVQVGSYFVGQYYQVLQQHPDLVHQFYADASTMIRVDGDSSETASTMLQIHTLVMSLNFTAIEIKTINSLESWNGGVLVLVSGSVKNKEFSGRRKFVQTFFLAPQEKGYFVLNDIFQFIDEEIVYQQHAPPISSENVYQQYPVPISSEDTHDAQLNASSPEQPVSDYVLEEEPREYVNSVNIEDDPVDKYSLPEQQQPQDFETEIVVEEASVEETPASFESAVNVVQDPPVSSLEEPVEEPPKKTYASILRVAKGQSSVATQPSVIKSAPTMSGWDNIPSPPAQHSDSGLSYVAESGFEATEEGLGLDEGEPKSVYVRNLPSNVTAAEVEQEFKNFGRIKPDGVFIRNRKDVVGVCYAFVEFEDLASVQNAIKASPILLAGRQVYIEERRPNSGIASRGGRRGRGRGGYQTDAPRGRFGARSLGRGSNQDGGDYTRARGNGFYQRGTR
- the LOC110639623 gene encoding uncharacterized protein LOC110639623; translation: MLLRSSSTPVLESLLSSFSDTPTNLVSNKHYSSNFNRSPFHHQNGRFNLSTTVSCSSSPISPSVAEFYDYSLEGLRRTQSEGNLEGLAYVSCSNNNEDCPNSSQKVSARQKCLMLETIPSFSLCNLRGRYEEEEYEDYDGSDLEDGEDKKQVDVNAVREIGPFGSSSEMENMVLSEQVGIVDRSLSVSFEEKRGLISEEMYLARGLGIDAGSSYGNGSRGGSGGNGGGGGEFHWGGGDGDVGGTEEHYKKMVQENPDNSLFLRNYAQFLYQSKGDLQGAEEYYSRAILADPKDGEVLSQYAKMVWDLHHDQERASSYFERAVQASPEDSHVHAAYANFLWETEEEDDEGNVPKDLEAPPPHFHQDLMASTGYLWEVKGST
- the LOC110639628 gene encoding uncharacterized protein LOC110639628 isoform X1, which gives rise to MLGRRLVSFFRSSSASQFSSVAKPVDEEKSRSFGSKAVSFLLITVTGGVALSALDDLAIYQGCSSKAMEKASKNQAIKDAIGEPIVKGPWYNASLAVAHKRQSVSCTFPVSGPRGNGVFQLKAVRNGEDSWFSFFLPRDWEILIMEALLHVPGNEEKQQTIRISLSENYPPPDCKACISCPQASQKPENK
- the LOC110639628 gene encoding uncharacterized protein LOC110639628 isoform X2, translating into MLGRSVAKPVDEEKSRSFGSKAVSFLLITVTGGVALSALDDLAIYQGCSSKAMEKASKNQAIKDAIGEPIVKGPWYNASLAVAHKRQSVSCTFPVSGPRGNGVFQLKAVRNGEDSWFSFFLPRDWEILIMEALLHVPGNEEKQQTIRISLSENYPPPDCKACISCPQASQKPENK